One window of the Rhinoraja longicauda isolate Sanriku21f chromosome 2, sRhiLon1.1, whole genome shotgun sequence genome contains the following:
- the LOC144604659 gene encoding C-X-C chemokine receptor type 6-like yields the protein MEDYYYDETSTISDNVGTFCDISEVKDFKGVYFPSLYAIIFLAGLLGNSLVIVTKVLYEKLKTMTDIYMMNLAIADLILLCTLPLWAVAASNEWTFGTVMCNVVHGVYAVNFNSCVFILTCVTVNRYHAIVQATKMPTNKRMYGMFICAAVWVFAIILALPEFILSGTNSDESGKIVCIMNYPPNSSNTIEVGVRVTQMVMGFLIPFVTMIICYTLITKTLLKAKGFQKSKSLKIIVAVVIVFMICELPYNIALLLITMQVISKEHTSCEYNANIAYAIIVTESIAYIHCCLNPILYVFLGVKFRNNFWKILKDVGCISQKQLRRCLKIECETSQQRTCVSETTMYPL from the coding sequence ATGGAAGATTATTATTACGATGAAACCAGCACAATTTCTGATAATGTTGGTACGTTCTGTGATATTTCTGAAGTTAAAGATTTTAAGGGAGTTTACTTTCCCAGTTTATATGCAATCATATTTCTGGCAGGGCTTCTGGGCAATTCTTTGGTCATCGTGACTAAGGTCCTTTATGAGAAGCTGAAGACCATGACAGATATCTACATGATGAATCTAGCAATTGCTGATTTGATCTTACTTTGTACCTTGCCACTATGGGCAGTTGCTGCATCTAATGAATGGACTTTTGGAACTGTTATGTGCAATGTTGTGCATGGTGTGTACGCTGTCAACTTCAATAGCTGTGTGTTTATACTTACCTGTGTGACTGTAAACAGGTATCATGCCATTGTTCAAGCAACAAAAATGCCTACAAATAAAAGAATGTATGGCATGTTCATTTGTGCAGCAGTTTGGGTGTTTGCAATCATCCTGGCCCTTCCAGAATTTATATTAAGTGGAACAAATTCTGATGAATCTGGAAAAATTGTGTGCATTATGAACTATCCGCCTAATTCAAGCAACACCATTGAAGTAGGAGTTCGTGTTACACAAATGGTAATGGGATTTTTGATACCATTTGTGACAATGATCATTTGCTACACACTCATTACAAAAACTCTGCTCAAAGCTAAGGGCTTTCAAAAAAGTAAATCGTTGAAGATTATTGTTGCAGTTGTAATTGTATTCATGATCTGTGAGCTCCCATACAATATTGCACTTTTGCTGATAACTATGCAGGTCATCAGTAAAGAACACACAAGTTGTGAGTACAATGCAAATATAGCCTATGCAATTATTGTAACAGAGAGCATTGCCTATATACACTGCTGCCTGAATCCTATTCTGTATGTATTTCTTGGAGTGAAGTTTAGAAACAATTTTTGGAAGATTTTAAAAGATGTTGGATGTATCAGTCAAAAACAATTGCGCAGATGTTTGAAAATTGAGTGTGAAACATCACAGCAGAGAACATGTGTAAGTGAAACAACTATGTATCCTTTGTAA
- the LOC144604649 gene encoding C-C chemokine receptor type 7-like, with protein sequence MAQFPNTETSVITNDSWDFALLDPSLFSTACETSSVRNFGRIFMPSLYAAIFVTGLLGNLLVIVTYVLYVKQKTMTDVYVMNLAIADLIFLCTLPFWAIDAYNEWIFGTLMCKIMNGVYTVNFYSCMLTLACVSVNRYNLIVQSTKMLKSKKKIFHSKLVCAGVWLLAIMLALPEFILSEAYPGMPDKVICTMVRPPNSDIIMVGVHVLQMVVGFLIPFVTMIICYTIIAKTLLQAKGFQKSKSLKIIVAVVIAFMICELPFNIILLMQTVSIIINESMSCEYSLNLDYAIIITESIAYVHCSLNPILYVFLGVKFRNNFLKILKDAGCISERLLAGYLKIECETSQQKSGISETTSLHPL encoded by the exons ATGGCCCAG TTCCCCAATACGGAGACTTCAGTCATCACCAATGATAGTTGGGATTTTGCCTTGCTGGATCCTTCACTTTTTTCAACAGCCTGTGAAACATCAAGTGTCAGAAACTTTGGTAGGATTTTCATGCCCAGTTTATATGCAGCAATATTTGTGACAGGGCTTCTGGGCAATTTGTTGGTCATTGTGACATATGTCCTTTATGTGAAGCAGAAGACCATGACAGATGTCTACGTGATGAATCTAGCGATCGCTGATTTAATCTTCCTTTGCACCCTGCCATTCTGGGCAATCGATGCATATAATGAATGGATATTTGGAACTCTTATGTGCAAAATTATGAATGGTGTGTACACTGTAAATTTCTACAGCTGTATGTTAACTCTTGCCTGTGTAAGTGTCAACAGGTACAATTTGATTGTTCAGTCAACAAAAATGCTGAAGAgtaaaaagaaaatatttcatAGTAAGTTAGTTTGTGCAGGGGTTTGGTTGCTTGCAATCATGCTGGCCCTTCCAGAATTTATATTAAGTGAAGCATACCCTGGTATGCCTGACAAAGTTATATGTACTATGGTGCGCCCTCCTAATTCAGACATCATCATGGTAGGAGTCCATGTATTGCAGATGGTTGTGGGATTTTTAATCCCCTTTGTGACAATGATTATTTGCTATACAATCATTGCAAAAACTCTACTCCAAGCTAAGGGCTTTCAGAAGAGTAAATCATTAAAGATTATTGTTGCAGTTGTAATTGCATTTATGATTTGTGAACTGCCATTTAACATTATACTCTTAATGCAAACTGTATCGATCATAATTAATGAAAGCATGAGTTGTGAGTACAGTCTAAATTTAGACTATGCAATTATCATAACAGAGAGCATTGCCTATGTACACTGCAGCCTCAATCCTATTTTATATGTATTTCTTGGAGTGAAGTTTAGAAACAACTTCTTAAAGATTTTAAAAGATGCTGGATGTATAAGTGAAAGACTATTGGCGGGGTATTTGAAAATTGAGTGCGAGACATCACAACAAAAATCAGGAATATCTGAAACAACAAGTTTGCACCCTTTATAG